Genomic DNA from Dysidea avara chromosome 10, odDysAvar1.4, whole genome shotgun sequence:
GAATTAATCCCAGAGGTTTGATTGTCATATTATTGCATTGAATGCCTTTTTATTGGCATAATTTATCAGGAATTTTGGAAGAGGCTAAATTCTTTGGCTTAACTAAAGCAGTAGAAATGCTTGAAATTGCAATAAAGGTGTGATAATTTTAGTGTTTCAAATTTTtagttaattttttttacaaattgtAAGAATGAAGATCGAGAACGCAGAGCTAAGATCAATAGGGCAGAGTTTCTCAAGCTGATTGCATGCACATCATCTTCAACTAACCTCAGATGTCAGGTAAAGTAGATGACACTCCATAGTTGAAGGATTTTcaatttattattgttattcaattaaataattatatttgGGTATATTTGTGGCTGGTTAGGTATTTCGTTTGGGTGTCACTAACACTTTGGTGCTACCTAACTAGTTTATATTAGTTAGTAGCAAGTGCAGAGTTTGCTAGACTTTTTATACAATTCAATTCACTTGCTTGTCTTTAATAACATCTGTGCTAGTCGTTTCTAGGGAGTTTTAAAGCCTTCATTGCATTTGTTATAATCAGTAGATTACATCTTAGTCTTACTTTCTCTCAGAATTAACTATATCTGAATTTGTGACTAATTCTTTTAGAAGTAACATAAATGTTGGTCACGCCACAGCTGGTCGTGTCATTGTGAAAGTATTCCATGATATCTAATCATGATGACCACATTACTTTCACACAAATCACTAAGCTCATTTTTGCTGCATGCCACCTACCTGTAAACAACAGCTGTTGTATTTGATGCTTGCAGTTAGTTCTCATAGTGTTTTGATAAGTAATGTAAATTAAATGTGTTCTTGTAATTGTGGCTTGTAGTGTTgctttgctaattaattaaCTAACTGTCATTATTCAAATTTGCAGCAGTTACATGAAATCATTTTGCTATTTAGGGAATTGATTTAGAGGGAGTTAATTTAGCCAATCTGGATTTGAAGAATATCAATTTTAAGTTTGCTAATCTCAGCTACTGTGTGCTAACATGTTGTGACCTATCACACTGTAACCTGGAGAAGACTCAGTTGAAAGAAGCTGTCCTAGATGTGTGTAATTGTATTGTGCATTATTCTGTGTTAATGGAATGCATTTTCCTTGCATCTATATGACTTCTTCACAAAGTAGAACCACCTGGACAACATCATAGTAGTGGGTGGTGATCACCAATTTGGCTATTTACTTACATATTAAATGTAATTATTGTAAAGGGAAACAGTGTCAAGTGGTTACCCATACCCTTCAGTATCACTTGTGCAGGAATTTGTATTGTTGTTTTAGGGTGCCACACTTCAGTGTGCTTACATGCCTCGGGCAAATCTTGAAGGTGCTAGCCTGAAAAATTGTAACTTTGATGCAGCGTATGGATCAAAAGTTAACTTAGAAGGTTGTAAGACTTGAATATTTCTTTATTTAGCTAATTAGTTGTATTTCACAGGTGCTAACTTGAAGGGTGCCTGCCTCGACAGCAGTCAAATGAACGGTGTTAATCTTAGACTGGCTAGTCTGAAGGGAGCCAGTATGAAATTGTGTGGACTAAGATTTGTTGACATGGCAGGGACTGATTTGGAGGTAGAACATTTAATATGACACAAAATTATTGTATCACCTAAAAATACCATCTATGTGGTAATTTGTGTGGTTACTAGCAATGCCAATCCAATATATACAAGTTTATAGTTAGGTGTGAACATCAAAGGAAGACTTCAAAGCTTTTAAATGTTATAACCCAAAGCTGGCTAGTTCCCATATTCACGACAATTAATTTCTCATTTGTAACATTTAGTCTATGATTGTTTGGTATAGATATAGGCCTGGAATGTTTTATTATAAATTGTATTTTATTTCTTTGTACAATTTAGAATTGTGATCTGACTAATAGTGACCTACGAGATGCCAACTTGAGGGGAGCTAACTTAACTGGAGCTAATTTTAGTGACATTGTTGCACCATTGCACATGTCACAAACAGTTAATTGACATCAaatgtaatataatattaatgAAATTGAGTACTGTATTGTTTTATCAATATCAGTCACTAAACTTATTAACTTGCAGGACAAATTAAAGTCTGTTACATTATCACATAACCAGATGAATATTGAATTGTACTATGTAGTACTTTCACTGTGTACTGCACTATGCATGACTACCCTTGGGCAGAATGTATTGAGTGGTGGCTTCAATTTAGTCACGCACAGTCTGATCCATTGTTCTAgctgttgtgttgtgttgcagTGATAGTATTTGAACCTTCAGATGTTGATAGATAGCTCATTGTTGTATGTTGTGTCGTATTTCTAGTTGTGTGTAATTACTGTCAGCGCACACTATGAGAATTAAAAGGAGATTATGAAATTAGTTGCTGCTGTAATAACCACACTGTTTCTAACAAGATGGTGTTTTCAGTGACAGCATTGAGTTATGGACCAAATCTGTCCATCTTATTTATGCTTGATTAACCAGTAAGTTATATGGTGTTAAGTAAATGCTGTAGCTTGCATCAAACTGTTGAGGATTTATCTTGCAACAATGAGTAGCAGGCATCACATCCCAAACCAGCGTGACATAAATTTGACATTATCATAACAAGTGATAATAATGATTACAATTGATTATGTAATAGTAATTATCACAACCACTATCTCATGAACACTTCTAAGACTACATTTGCACTATGTGAGTGATAGTGAAGAGAGCTATAGTCTGTGTAGTTGTAGATCTTAAGACACTTCCATTAAGATGAAGAGTAGCTCACTTTATTTACAAAGCCTAAAAAATTAACACTCCATGGGGATCAGTAACTCTGAAGGATTGTAATGTACACTGAGGGGAGTGACATGTACACTGAGGGAGTGACATGTACACTGTTAGAGTAACTATTGGTTACTCCTTAGTTACTCCCCAGGAGTCCTCCCAGCTATGGGATGTGGTAGTTACTTTGTTATATAACATTGTAATTGTGTATAATAATACTAGTaagtatattataaactcttgttgTATAATGTTATGCAAAGTGATCATCATGTCACCTTCATAAACTATCTCAGCTACCATCCATCAACTTTGTCTAAACAATACTAATGAATTTTTCATGTAATAGAACAACTATGATTTACAgaaatactgtatagctaataGCAATCAAAAGTTAGTAGTGATTCAAGACAATGCACTTTGTAGTATGCTCAGTGTCCAATGTGATAACTTTAAGAGATTGGCTACCCATTAGTACCATCAACCCATGGAGGTGGTATCATTGATCGATATGttcagtcagtcattcagaAGTTATGTACACCAAACAATCTATTAATGTGCAAGTGAAAGGTTACAATATGGTAATTGAGCAAACAAAAATGATAAGAGAACAATCACACTATTTGCATGCACATAATTGAAGCCGTCCAAGTTATCTACCTGACTATCCACCATTCCATGTAGCCATTACCAATAGACTTATTAAATAAACACTGTACAATTAGTCATAGGCATGGCTATATAAAGGTGGTCCAGGCTTCAAGTCAAGCATATAATGACTGAGTGAAGTGCTGGCAAATTTAAGCAGTTGACTCGATCATGGCAGCCAATAATAGTGCACTAAAATGGATAACTGTTTTAGCAATTCTGTTCTCCAGTGTAAGCCATTCTCCAAGTATGGGATGTAGTACAGCACGGTTGATGAGCAACCCAGCTGTCAGTCGCAACAGAGATGTTAACAAGATGGGTGTGAGGGTGTACTTCAACATTGATGTGTCACAGGTAAGTATTTAATCTGATTTAGCTACATTATAGGATGAAACACAATTTATTAATGGCCACTTAGTTATTTCAAGTACTTAAATAGCATAACCAAGTGGCTATTAACCAGATGCTGTGTACATCTAGATTGATGGAGAGCCTAGTCAGAGGTACTTTCTTAAATATCAATTTACTCCACGACTAGTGAAGATGACACCAGAAATTAGCAAACAGGTATGACTTGATATTCGGCTAATTTTATATATCAAGAAATGAATGTGATATTTGTTGCAGCTGGTAGTTCATCGACAACGTAGGAGTGAACATACCACTGTGCTAAACAAAAGATCTTTCTCTTTAAACTATGGCAATGAAGCTAGATTTGAAGCAAAGGCAGGAGAATGGAAACTGTACTCAGAGCCAGGGTTTAAGGGGAGATCTGTAACCATCAACCCTTGCCATGGAAAGTTAAGAATCCCATTCACAGTAAAATCTACCA
This window encodes:
- the LOC136268849 gene encoding BTB/POZ domain-containing protein KCTD9-like; the encoded protein is MSEKRVTLFRSVRDSIRRYGGKVVLADDLQSLLDKASDKFGDLVTHLETVHGGEIDDFTLIQNDDLLIARLEADITKPDVDVEPQFSDDFPLQKCVSADFQSDVAFRSNWVRLNVGGRVFATSRETLISDSNSMLARMFGSDHGEEGWHSTTDSTGAYLIDRSPDYFEQLLNFLRHGKLLYNEGINPRGILEEAKFFGLTKAVEMLEIAIKNEDRERRAKINRAEFLKLIACTSSSTNLRCQGIDLEGVNLANLDLKNINFKFANLSYCVLTCCDLSHCNLEKTQLKEAVLDGATLQCAYMPRANLEGASLKNCNFDAAYGSKVNLEGANLKGACLDSSQMNGVNLRLASLKGASMKLCGLRFVDMAGTDLENCDLTNSDLRDANLRGANLTGANFSDIVAPLHMSQTVN